The genomic DNA AGCATTCTTTTATAAGTtaggtttttaaaaattaatcagttttttttaattaattgtttggtATGACATTATGTATTTGATTTGCATAATGTGTGATAGTGAAAATCTATTATAGTTGTACTCATGTCAATTGTACTCATGCAATTGATATTTTGATAACATTATGTACTTGGTCTGCATATTGTTAGAATGTACTTGATTGATAATATTTCTGATAGttttttttgttgataaaaTGAGTATATATAGTGTTTAATCTTCATTAAATTCTCTTCTCTTAAGATGGTAAGGTGCTTTGGCCTTCCTCTCCCAAAGGGCGCCCCATTTTGTGGCTAGCCGTTTCTTGCTTTAGCTAGGTTTATCTTTAGCCATATAGAGGCCAGTTTTAATTCTTTGGTCTGCTGATTTTGGCATTTTCCCCTATTTAGCTAgctttctctctgtttttgttGAGCTTAAGTcttgatatttttatgttagTAAAAACCTAAAAGCACAATCATAATAAAGAGACAGGTTAAGCTTTTAAAAGTATTTATAAGTTGAGCATCATGCTGCTACCTAGAAATAGTATGGCGGGaactacaaacaaaaataagaaaggaaCATTGGCACTACAACAATTAGGACAAGCCCATCTAAAACAAATAGCAGCTAAACATCCGACGTGGAGATAGTAAGAACTTTGAACTGCCTTGTATTCATAGGTTACATAAAGCAAGATTCTATAACATTTTAGGACTATCATGTCATATACACGTAGGGTATATACAAGATAGTGACTAACTTATAGTTTAGAACTATTTCATTGAATCACAACAATAAGAGAATTTCAAAGAAAAGGACACTGTAGCTAGCATCGGTATGAAcccacttatttatggcattaatttaattattattagcaGACAAAAGGGTCCAATTAATATTTGTTTGGTTGTTGTCTCTCAACAGTTAGAAGACTTCTTGGAGATAATCAACCACCTTTTTGTCCAGTTGAAATGCCTTGGCCAAAACATTAGGGTTAATCTTGGGATTGGACCCAAATACGGCATTCGCAATGGTAATAACCCCAGGATTTTGGCTGCTTAGACCAGCAATTGCGACAGCATTCTTAGTCTTTGCCACATTGAACTGGAAATGAATGAGACCCTCTGGAAACACAAACACATCTCCCGGATACAGGGTCTTGGCAAAGAGACGATTTTCTGGATTGGAGGTGACAAAGCCTACATATAAGGTACCTTCCAGCACAACAATAACTTCAGTAGCACGAGGGTGCGTATGTGGCGGGTTAACCCCAAAGGGAGCAAAGTCGAGTCGGGCCAAGGAGATACCAAGCGTGTTAAGCCCCGGTAAGTTCATCACATTCACTGGAGTCGCAGTAAAACCAAGTTGGTTTGATGTATTTTGACGGTTAAGGAGCCCGGGGAAGAAGAAATCTTCTGGCGTAGCAAGATTTGGGTCCTTGCAAAACTTCCCATTAACAAACACTGCATGTGATGAAGAGAATTAGGGTTGGTAAAAAGTCACTAAAATTCGtagcagaaagaaaaaaataaataaataaaagtcactaaatatatatagagagcaAAAAAGTCTGTGGTGATGAACCATGAATCTGAACAATATTTCATGCAGTTGGCTAGTTGATGAAGTTATATATAGTGTTATCCTATACAGTTTGAacccatgagagagagagagagagagagagagagagagagtgtacCTCCAAATTTGGAGTCATTAACAGCAACACAAAAGTCCTGCAATTGGCTTGGATCAGAAGCATAAGCAAGTGTTGAAGCCAAGGCCAACACAGCCATAGTTACGAAGAGGTGGGTGCCCTTCATTCTCTTGATTTAGGATTTAAACTAACAGTAACAGTAGGGAATAATCAGCGCTTTGGATTTAGagattttctttgtaatttgttTGGTTTAGATGATGGAATggctatttatatatatagacatggaGTTCATGAATTGGTCAAACATTTTCTCGGTCCTGAATCGGGGAGGGGAGAggacattttttatttgaattaggaTGAAttgacattttctttcttctcaacTAAGACCGACATACATATCCTGATGAAGTTTTCTTCTGTGATTAGGTATCTACAGATGGATATTAATTCAGCTGAAGCTAGTTTTGTAGAATATATCCTCTTTACTGTTCGAAAActgatatttaatatcaaattaatttgcaatcTTTTCGCTCCTACTGGGGAGAGCACGCATTGATTAAtgttaaataaacaaataacgAGAacttagtcaaaataaataaataaaattaagtactgcaaaataataaaatatataatatgaattGTCCTAAAATGCATCGGAGTAGATGTTtgagaatttgaaaaaaaacaaaaaataagactgcattttttttactatttttaagtcatttttagttctcaattttttaaaataataaaaatccgttctctttactgtttttaaaaatatatttttaaaaataaaaaaaattataaagaaaactcaaaataacaaaaattattttgaatgttttcatccaaaacaaactctaaacttaaaatatatttatttatttatttatattttattattacaatgagaaaaaatattataaaattcattcatttaaaaaaatatatatattttttcataatatattaatattaaatattttatgtaccAGGTCATGACTTAGCGTAACCTTGATTTATTTAGCAGGTCATGACTTAAAATCAAGTACCAGGTCATGAACTTTGCATGCGCTTGATTTACGTACCAGGTCATTACTTAACCTAACCTTGACTAGCTAGCATAGACAATTAAAGAGGATAATCTGGTTTTAACCTAACCTTGAATATGCAGCAGGTCATGAACTTgcatattctttttttattccttttttttttttttcaattgcatATTTTGCGTGTAAGGATGTGGTTGGGAGAAGATTAGTAATAAAATGGATTAAAGGGTATTAAAACAAGCACAACAAGAATAAGTGAAATGAAATAGTAAATACTTTTCCTCATCCGGGAAAGAGATCGATGGAGGATGGACAATAATAAAAGGTATTGTCTCTTTATCTATGATAATACATGGAAtgaaaaaatactaaataataaatgaaaaatatgaattcatgataaatatataaaaaggaaaattgtaataattaatCACCTCTAAAATTTGGCATAATTGTAAGAACCTCCCcttatgtttcaaaaataacaataatctcCCCTATTGTTAAACAAAGggataaaatgatcattttatccTTCAttattctctcttaattttttacctcttttctctttcatttgagCTCATCGCATAGaaaagatggagagagagagagagagagactagtGTCACAACTACCATTGTCATTGCTAGGTTACCAACTAACAAAGAAATAAGGAGAAATAAAtgagagatttaagaaaaaaataatatatatatatatatatataaacgtaCTTTAAACCTTTCAAGCCTCCATTATTAGTTTATATAATCTTCAATAATTTATATGAGAAAAGAGATGTCAattaatatacatttttttttattcaaatgacCACCTAAAAgacaaatacaaattaaaaagattaCTCATACATGACACCAAgcaaaaaattaagtaaaataggattttacctaaaaaatgaaagaataatataATGGGATGGGATTGTAACTTCAATCGACTGAAGTTGTCGCTTTGGTCGACCTAAGTCATCTAGTAGCTTCTAGGTATTTTCGGTTTAAAAGTTCGGTCGACCTAAGATTATAGGTCAGCTTTCTACCCATCTTCGGCCAACCTAAGTTGAATTTCAATCGATTGAACTCAAGAGTTAGCTTTTTGCCCAATTTCGATCAACCTAAGTTAGATTTCGGTCGACTGAAGATTAATGATGCTGATGTATGTGTTTCATTTGACACAGGATCCACACACTCATTTATTACTCCTCGAGTTGTGTGTTATATTCCTATTCCTAAAACCTTACTGCCATACTATTTGATTGTGACTACACGCCGGAAATATAGAAATTGTGGGTAGCAAAGTGTATAGGGATTGTAAGATTAGGGTTCATGATAAGGAATTCTTGGGAATCCTTGTTGTGTTAGACATAAAACACTTTGATCTCATCTTGGGCATGGAGTACTGGTTGTTTCAACATTATGCCAAAGTAGATTGCCGACGCAAAGTCATCCATTTTGAGTTGCTTCAACAACCAGTTATAGTGTATCAGGGGATCAAGCCGATGAGCTCTATATCCCCTCTAGATTTCATTAATTGAAGCTAAGAAATTGATGCGGCAAGGATATGAGGCGTATCTTGCCTTTGTGATAACAAGTAAGGAGAATAAGGTAGAGTTGTTAGATATTCTCGTGTGTTACACCCTATTTTTCCCAAGCATGGCATTAACTCGATCgagattttgagaatatttttttttccacactTACACTCAATCCATTAGATGTTTGAgaatttgaaaaaacaaaaaataaacgtTTGAGAGAAGATTTATTTACTAGGTCATGACTTAGcctaaacttgatttatttaACAGATCATGAACTTGCATGCACTTGATTTATTTACCACGTCATGACTTAACC from Diospyros lotus cultivar Yz01 chromosome 4, ASM1463336v1, whole genome shotgun sequence includes the following:
- the LOC127800578 gene encoding germin-like protein subfamily 1 member 11, whose amino-acid sequence is MKGTHLFVTMAVLALASTLAYASDPSQLQDFCVAVNDSKFGVFVNGKFCKDPNLATPEDFFFPGLLNRQNTSNQLGFTATPVNVMNLPGLNTLGISLARLDFAPFGVNPPHTHPRATEVIVVLEGTLYVGFVTSNPENRLFAKTLYPGDVFVFPEGLIHFQFNVAKTKNAVAIAGLSSQNPGVITIANAVFGSNPKINPNVLAKAFQLDKKVVDYLQEVF